A single Manduca sexta isolate Smith_Timp_Sample1 chromosome 11, JHU_Msex_v1.0, whole genome shotgun sequence DNA region contains:
- the LOC115452672 gene encoding uncharacterized protein LOC115452672 → MRLYAPILLALLAVGAHSASLPDVQSEKKLVIDDGKPPAENVSSEPELVEPANTIIDVENNLKNNAKVEDIPVAVIVDVQPVVNNAPTEDEPEEIEVKRLLVDLKDPGPPQHQEHETQNPEYYEDAQRMVSSVKEEIQESKVVLKEGFQDVTNGIQNWYANNEQINNIQNSINNLQESFSSQLQKLNDTLQLLLKPDSKPLSLEEEKAAEKKIQNIEAGLNNLESNFKAGVQSLSEGVQVVATLKEEGTNEAGNAGSSSTAAPAQPTNILQLLGQLVTNMQSSMTTSLNNMSTAVNNFVVDYRPNFTLPSLPNLFPQNAATPLADTPVGSATTARPSAWQNIQTSFNNLFNPNQTPQNVQNDSPTQAPTGPFGIPPFPIITSIVNLIQRPGAQSTQKPAEAPQANPAPQGSNVVPGPVKPEEIAVKPEPSSNPTKKLLENSPLLINKRTLRQRL, encoded by the coding sequence ATGAGACTGTACGCGCCCATACTACTTGCGCTGCTCGCCGTCGGCGCGCACTCTGCGTCGCTCCCCGACGTGCAGTCGGAAAAGAAACTCGTCATTGACGATGGAAAACCACCCGCAGAAAACGTCTCCAGTGAGCCAGAACTCGTCGAGCCAGCTAACACGATCATCGACGTCGAGAACAATCTGAAAAATAATGCGAAAGTGGAGGACATCCCCGTCGCCGTCATCGTTGATGTACAGCCGGTAGTAAACAACGCGCCAACTGAAGATGAACCTGAAGAAATCGAGGTTAAGAGGCTGTTAGTAGACTTGAAGGATCCTGGCCCACCGCAGCATCAGGAACACGAAACCCAAAACCCTGAATATTATGAAGACGCGCAACGTATGGTATCTTCAGTGAAAGAAGAAATACAAGAGTCCAAAGTTGTATTAAAAGAAGGCTTCCAGGACGTAACGAACGGAATCCAAAATTGGTACGCGAATAATGAACAGATTAACAACATCCAAAACAGTATCAATAATTTACAGGAAAGTTTCTCGTCTCAACTACAAAAACTCAATGACACGCTTCAACTCCTTTTGAAGCCAGATTCCAAGCCACTTAGTCTGGAAGAGGAAAAGGCTGCTGAAAAGAAAATCCAAAATATCGAAGCCGGACTCAACAATTTGGAAAGCAATTTTAAGGCCGGAGTCCAAAGTTTATCCGAAGGTGTCCAGGTAGTTGCAACTCTGAAGGAAGAAGGGACGAATGAAGCGGGCAACGCGGGTTCATCCTCCACAGCCGCACCTGCTCAACCAACAAACATATTACAACTACTAGGTCAATTAGTGACTAACATGCAAAGTTCGATGACTACCAGCTTGAACAACATGAGCACAGCAGTTAACAATTTTGTCGTTGACTATCGACCGAACTTTACTCTCCCAAGCCTGCCAAATCTATTCCCACAGAATGCAGCGACTCCTCTAGCAGACACACCTGTCGGTTCTGCAACGACAGCGCGTCCATCAGCATGGCAAAACATCCAGACATCTTTCAACAACTTGTTCAACCCGAACCAAACACCACAGAATGTGCAAAATGACTCTCCCACACAAGCTCCCACCGGTCCATTCGGGATTCCACCTTTCCCTATTATCACAAGCATTGTGAACTTGATTCAAAGGCCGGGCGCTCAGTCCACCCAAAAGCCAGCAGAAGCGCCGCAAGCAAACCCTGCACCTCAAGGCAGCAACGTGGTTCCAGGGCCTGTAAAGCCAGAAGAAATCGCAGTCAAGCCCGAGCCTAGTTCTAATCCAACTAAAAAGCTTCTGGAAAACAGCCCCTTGTTGATAAACAAAAGGACGTTGAGACAGCGGTTGTAG